The genomic region ACAGAAAGCACGTCCCTCGCCTCGCAAGACGACTATTCTGATCTCGGGCCGCTCTAACAATCCTCGAAAATAATCTTGAAGCGCAAAGATCAGGGATTCGTCCATTGTGTTGAGCGCGTCAGGCCGATTGAGTGCAACGACCTCGATAGCGTCTCGGGTATCAATATGCAGTGGTGCTTCACCCATGTCCCAGCCTCCAATCAATCCGATTCTGTTTTGACCAGAAGCAATACGGTCCGCAACCCGTTGGTCCGCGAGTTGCGCTGCTCGATGTCCCGCTCTACGGTTTACCTCGTCTGCCAGACTATCGGAAAAGTGCGTTTTGGACCAGGTAGATATGGCCTTATGCGCACCAAGGGGACGATAGTGGCAGCCGGTTTGCTGCAATTCCGACGACGGTTTGCACAAGCCGATATGCGGGGGAAGATGGTTTGGAGTCTGGCGGGCGGACAGCGTTGCTGATTCTGGGGCCCCGTGGTTCGGGCAACACAAGGCTTGCGCATATTGTTGAGCGCCTTGGTTGGCACCGTATTGGGGCGAACCCGTTAGATGAGCTGGCTGACCGTGAGTTGGCATCAGCACCAGCGCCCCTCCGCCAGTTGAATGACGCGATATTCAGGCTGTCAAACCGCAACTGGGCTGATCCCAAGCCGATGCCGAGCGGCTGGGCACGCAAGGATGACACTGTCGAAGCCTTTGCATCTGCCGACCAAATGGTGGCTCAAGGATTTGAGCAGAACAATCAAATCATTCTCGACGATCCGCGCGTTTCGCGCTTGTTACCGCTGTGGCTACCGTTGCTCGATTCCCATCAAGCAGCGGTCAAATGCATTTTTCCCTTACGGCCACTCTCAGCCGTTACACAAACGCTGCATCATCGCTCTGGCATTACCGCAAGACATGCGATGCTGCTGTGGGAGAGTTATTTTTTTGATGCCGAATTGCATTCTCGTGACCTGCCAAGGGCAATGATCTTAGAAGATGCACTGTCCAAGAACTGGCAAGCTGCGTTAGCTCCCTTGCTGGGAGCAAGCATCAGATCAGCCGAAGCAGAAACTCCCGATTTGGCAACTGAAATCGAGAGGGTTATCGACGTCTATTCGGCTCGCCGCGACGCCAAGTTGCAAGCACCCGGTGAAGCATTCGAGGTGAAACCGCGCATAGATGCCCTTCAAACCTTGATACAATCCGGTTTGAATCATGAATCGGAATTTGATGTCTATCGGGAACGATGGGCGCACGAGTGGAGCGAGCGCAGTCCTGGTTTAGGGCGGTCCAATTTTGGCGATAATCTCTCGCGCAACCTTCTGGCCAAAAGCCGTGCTTTTGCTGACGACAAGCGACTGCCCGATGCTATCACAGCAGCTGAAGCAGCGGTCCATGCCGATCCTGAGGTCGCACGAAATCATTTCTTCCTTGCAACACTCTTCTACCGAAATGAGATGCTACCCGAAGCTGAGAAAGCCTATCGCCAAGCGATCGATATCGATGCGGCTGATTCGGTTTTTCATGATGGGCTGGCGCGACTTCTGCGGGATCGCGGAGATATGCCCGGTGCAGTACAGGCGGCGCAGGCTGCCGTGGCCTGCGCTCCGGACGTCGCTGGCTCTCATTTCTTCCTCGGCATCCTTTATGCTCAGTCTGAGCAGATTGCCGCCGCCGAAATCGAATATCGTAAGGCTGCGGCACTAGATTCATCCGATGCTCGCTATGCGCGAGCCCATGCCGAAACATTGCAGCGGCTTGGCCGCATCGAGGAAGCAATTGGGGCTATCCGAAATGCGGTAGAGGCGGCACCCGACAATAGTGACTACCGCGTCCAGCTAGCGAAATACTATATAGAATATGGTGATTTTGACGCCGCAGAAGCCGTATTCGCTGAAGCAATGGCCAACGCACCCCAAGCCATCAATATTATCGAATCCTATCGAGATCTGATGGTTCGTCGTGGCCGCGATGCGGATGCCAAGCCGCTAACCGAGAAACTGGCAATACTCGATCCCGGTTCCGTCGGCGTGAAGAACCAGCTCGCCAACCATCATCTAGACCTTGGCGAAGTCGACAGCGCAAAAGCAGCGCTTACGGCAGCGACAGAATTGAGTGAGGCTTCGCTGCAGGTTGATGCTGCAGGTGATTTGAATTCCGTGTTTTCGAGCAGCGTGCTGATCGATGACGCGGATGGGCCAACAGGCTTTCAAGATCTGTTGACTGTGCTGTCTGCACGGCGCGCGGCAACCCTTGTCTCATCAAGCGCCGATCACGCCGCCATCACCGCGGCTGCTCGATCGGGCGACATCTGGCCAGTGGGTGCAGTGCCTCCGGACCGGACCTACGATCGGATCGCCAAATATGGAAGCGTGTCAGATCGGTGGAATCGCCTGATTGCTGCCTTGCGTAACCCGGGGATATCCTATCGAGAGCAGTTCCGCGCTCGTCCCGCCATTGCGGTGATGATCCCGGTATATGACGTCCAGAACGCAGATTGGTTGCGCGCCGCGGTTAGAAGTGCCTCGACCAGCAACTTTGATGGCGGTGAAGTTTCGATCACGATCGTCGACGATGCTTCAACCAATGACGTAGCCGCGGGCGTTGCGCGCGAATTCGGCCCTCTGGTCAGCTATGTGCGCAATCGAAGCAATCTTGGAATTGTTGGAAACCACAACCAGTGCATCCGCCTCGCTCGCGGTGAGCTTGTCCATGTCCTGCATCAGGACGACCGTCTCCACCCAGACTTCTACACGCGCATTGCCGGACCGTTACTCGCTGACTCATCGATAGTAGCCGGCTTCTCGCGGGCCAGGCTTGTTACTGAAGATGGGGAATACCGAAATGATCAGAGCATGGCACGGAATACTCCAGGCCTTATCGAAGATTTCTCGACGAAGATCGCCCTGCGCCAGCGCATATTGTTTCCATCGATGATTGTGCGTCGCCGGGCCTATGAGGCGGCAGGCGGTTTTGCCGATTCACTGGTGTTTGCTTTTGACCTTGAGATGTGGGGCCGTCTGGCTGCGTTGGGTCCGATCTGGCATGAACCCGAGCCGCTGGCAGACTATCGGATCCACACAGGCTCGGTCACCAATAGCCTGACAGCTCGCACCAGACTTATCGATGGAATGCGCGCGACCCATCTGAACATCGGTCACCTGCCTACGGCGAAACGTGCCGACACTCTGTTTCTGTCACTCTATCGCTTGATCCGTCGCGACTGGGATCGCCTAGTACGCCGCAGTAATATGATTGAAGCGGACAGTTCAGACATCGATCTGTTTGACTTTCTTCTCGGTGGATTGCTGGCTGGGGATGATCGTGATCGGTTGTTTGAGCGATTATTTGTAACCAATCCCGGACGACCAAGCGAAACCATATGATAGGCAATTCCAGCGCCCTCCCTATTTGGGCGCGAAAGAGAAACAGAAAGATCGACTGAGCCTTCGGTTTCGAGGGTATCCAACTGCCGGACAACGCTATAGCGACTGCGACGAGAAACAGCGGATAGGTCCAATGCAAGACGATTTTCCGGCGATCCGCGAAGAGGTCGCAAAGCTCTGTGCCGATTTTCCCGGTTCCTATTGGCAGGAGAAGGATAAGACGCGCGACTATCCTGGCGAATTTGTCGATGCTCTGACCAAGGCTGGTTATCTTGCCGCGCTAATTCCCGAAGAGTTTGGCGGAGCGGGGCTACCGCTTTCTGGCGCTGCAGCGATCCTGGAGGAAATCCAGTATCGCGGCTGCAATGGCGGGGCCTGCCATGCGCAAATGTATATCATGGGCACTTTGCTGCGCCACGGATCGGACGCGCAAAAAGCCGAGTATCTCCCGCAAATCGCAAGCGGCGCACTCCGTTTGCAAGCTTTTGGCGTGACGGAGCCGACCAGTGGCACCGACACGCTGTCGCTGAAGACTGTCGCGAAACGTGATGGCGATGATTATGTCGTCAACGGCCAGAAAATCTGGACCAGCCGGGCCGAACATTCTGATCTCATGCTCCTGCTCGCGCGGACGACACCGCGCGAACAGGCCGAAAAACGTACCGGCGGCCTGTCGGTCTTCATTGTCGATATGCGCCAAGCACTGGGCAACGGGCTGACGATCAAGCCGATCGACACGATGATGAACCATTCCACAACCGAGATATTCTTTGACGATATGCGGGTCCCCGCAGCCAACATGATTGGCGAGGAAGGCAAAGGCTTTCGCTACATCCTGTCGGGCATGAACGCCGAACGCATTTTGATCGCGGCTGAGTGCATTGGCGATGCGAAATTCTTCCTAGACCGCGCTACCGATTACGCCAAGGAACGCGAGGTTTTCGGTCGGCCCATTGGCCAGAATCAGGGCGTCCAGTTCCCGCTCGCAAAGGCCTATGCGCAGATGCGCGCTGCCGAGCTGATGGTGAAGGATGCGCTTGCCAGATATGAGGCCGGCGAGAATGCCGGAGCAGAAGCCAATATGGCCAAGATGCTCGCCGCCGATGCCAGCTGGGCCGCAGGCGAGGCCTGCATCCAGACATTTGGTGGCTTCGGCTTTGCCGCGGAATATGATGTGGAGCGCAAATATCGCGAAACGCGGCTTTATCAGGTCGCGCCGATATCGACGAACCTGATCCTGTCTTATCTGTCCGAACATGTGCTTGGATTGCCGCGGTCTTATTGAGGATTGGCGACACAAACCGTTGAGCTTCGACAGGAACCTTTCTACACCCGCAAGCGCACATCATCCGAGAAAGGGAACGCGATGAGAAAGATGCACCGAATTCTAGCGCCTTTGGCAGCGGCTGGTCTGATTGTAACCGCAGGCTGTTCTGGCGGCGGCGATGAAGGGCCTCCGAGCAGCGATGGCGACAGCGAAGAAACCGCAACCGTAGAGGAGGCTGAGGAAACACCGGCCGCCGATTCCACCGATACGATGGACGGCACCGTGTTTGCCGAGTTCACTGGCGACGCAGCTGCGGGCGAAACCGTGTTTTCGCAATGCCGTGCCTGTCATGTCGTCGATCCAGGCGTAAACCGGACCGGGCCAACCTTGCATAATATTGTCGGGGCTGAAGCCGGGCAGATTGACGGGTTCAACTATACCGATGCGAACGCGAATAGCGGCATCGTCTGGACGCCGGAAAAACTGTTCCAGTATCTTGAGCGGCCTCAGCGGATCATTCCGGGCACGCGTATGGCATTTGCCGGTCTATCCGACCCACAGGACCGGGCGGACCTGATTGCCTATCTGGAGGCGAATTCAGAATAAGGCGCACGGCCTGACGCACAAAAAAGGGGGAGTGGCCGGGGATATCTGGCCACTCCCCCTTTTTGCCGTGTGCCGCAGCGGATTTAGAAAGTGATGCCTGCTTCGACACCGATTACGCGGCGCGGACCTGGCGAGATGAATGATCCGCCAAATTCAATCGCGGGGATCACTTCTGCCGGGTAGCGTTCGTCGAACAGGTTCTCGGCAAAGAACATCAGCCGCCAGCGATCATTCTGGAAACCGGCTCTGAAGTTGAACACCGAGTAGGAGTTACGCAGGGTCGCACTGTTGTCGGCGTCGCCAACAAAGGCGGGCAATGCCAGTGCCGAACCCGGCAACAGACCCGAGAACAGCGTCGGCGTGATCTGATCCTGGACCGTGTGGAACCAGGTTGGGCCGACTATCCGATAATCGCCGCGCACCAGGATATCGAAATCGCGCGTTATCGGCGCGATAATCTGACTGCCGACATTGATCGTATAGTCCGGCGTATAGGGCGACTCATTGCCGATGGTATTGGGCCGTGAGCTATTCGCCTGGATCTCTGAATCCGTCCAGTTGAACGAACCGAAGACATCCCAGCCTGGAACGATTTCGACATTGGTGTTGAACTCAAGGCCCATCACCTCAACTTCGTCGATATTCGAAACGACGCGGAGCAGGCCGAACGGTCCAACGAAGAATTCGAAGAACTGCATATCGTCGATTTCGGTATAATAACCGGCCAGATCGAAGGTCCACGGTCCCGATGATCCACGAATACCGAGCTCAAAGGCGCTTGACCGCTCCCGGTTGAACTGATCCTGGATCAGGATGTTCGTGCCGAGGAACTGGTTGAAGTTCTGGTCGACGATTGCCGCCGAACCCTGGTTGTTGAAACCGCCAGACTTAAATCCAATGCCCCAGGTCGCATAGACATTGATGTCGTCGGTCAACCCATAGTTGAGGCTGAGCCGCGGCTGGATCTGATCGAAGCTCGCGTCCTGCGGCTGGATCGGTCCGAATGCCTGGCCCGGGTTGATCGGCCCACCAGTAATCGGATCGAGAACATTTGGCACCAGATTATTGACGCTGCGTTCTTCGACATCATAGCGGACAGCGGCGCCAAGCGTCAGGCGGCTGGTGACTTCTGCTTCGACCGAGCCGAATGCCGCAAACACATCGGTCGAGAAATCATCATGGAAAAGCTGTGAAGTTGGGTTTGCTGTTCCCGGTGCATTGTAAAGCTCACGAATGATGCCTTGGCCAAGGTCTGCGCCAAGGCTGACGCCAACCTGTCTATCAATATGCAGATAATAGGCGCCGAGCTGCCAATCGATCGGACCGTCGGTCGAGGAGAGGCGAATTTCAACGCTGATATCTTCCTGATCACGGATTTGATATTGCGTCCCGTCACAGGTCGTCGGGGAATAGGGCCCAAAGGTAGAGCCCGTTGCCGGTGCGAAGATAAATGGCACTGGCGTCGCGCCGATAAAGCCCGGCTGGTTCACCGGAAATCCGGTCAGCGCAGCGGTGCTTGCAAAACAGGCATTGGAAGCATCAGTTGATGTCTGGCTGATGATATTGGGCAAAGCGAATGCTGCCGAGATGTATCGCGCAAAATCAGCAGATGTGCCATCGGCGGTGAGCGCGTTTTCGATATTCGAATAGAGCGCCCAGGCCGTGAGCTGCACATTGCCGAAATCATGCTCAAGCTTGATCGATGCTTCGAGCGTATCCTGCGAGTTGGTTGGCCGGATATTGCTGTAATAGCGGAACTCGTGGTCATCCACATCTTCAAAGAAGGCGGGATTAGCACCGGCAAAGTTAGGCAGATGGAAGGCGGCATTAAAGTTGATCGATGCGCCGCGAAGCTCACCATAGCGGACCTTGAAATCAAGCTCAGTATCCGGGCCGAGATCAGC from Parasphingopyxis sp. CP4 harbors:
- a CDS encoding tetratricopeptide repeat protein; this translates as MNHESEFDVYRERWAHEWSERSPGLGRSNFGDNLSRNLLAKSRAFADDKRLPDAITAAEAAVHADPEVARNHFFLATLFYRNEMLPEAEKAYRQAIDIDAADSVFHDGLARLLRDRGDMPGAVQAAQAAVACAPDVAGSHFFLGILYAQSEQIAAAEIEYRKAAALDSSDARYARAHAETLQRLGRIEEAIGAIRNAVEAAPDNSDYRVQLAKYYIEYGDFDAAEAVFAEAMANAPQAINIIESYRDLMVRRGRDADAKPLTEKLAILDPGSVGVKNQLANHHLDLGEVDSAKAALTAATELSEASLQVDAAGDLNSVFSSSVLIDDADGPTGFQDLLTVLSARRAATLVSSSADHAAITAAARSGDIWPVGAVPPDRTYDRIAKYGSVSDRWNRLIAALRNPGISYREQFRARPAIAVMIPVYDVQNADWLRAAVRSASTSNFDGGEVSITIVDDASTNDVAAGVAREFGPLVSYVRNRSNLGIVGNHNQCIRLARGELVHVLHQDDRLHPDFYTRIAGPLLADSSIVAGFSRARLVTEDGEYRNDQSMARNTPGLIEDFSTKIALRQRILFPSMIVRRRAYEAAGGFADSLVFAFDLEMWGRLAALGPIWHEPEPLADYRIHTGSVTNSLTARTRLIDGMRATHLNIGHLPTAKRADTLFLSLYRLIRRDWDRLVRRSNMIEADSSDIDLFDFLLGGLLAGDDRDRLFERLFVTNPGRPSETI
- a CDS encoding acyl-CoA dehydrogenase family protein, encoding MQDDFPAIREEVAKLCADFPGSYWQEKDKTRDYPGEFVDALTKAGYLAALIPEEFGGAGLPLSGAAAILEEIQYRGCNGGACHAQMYIMGTLLRHGSDAQKAEYLPQIASGALRLQAFGVTEPTSGTDTLSLKTVAKRDGDDYVVNGQKIWTSRAEHSDLMLLLARTTPREQAEKRTGGLSVFIVDMRQALGNGLTIKPIDTMMNHSTTEIFFDDMRVPAANMIGEEGKGFRYILSGMNAERILIAAECIGDAKFFLDRATDYAKEREVFGRPIGQNQGVQFPLAKAYAQMRAAELMVKDALARYEAGENAGAEANMAKMLAADASWAAGEACIQTFGGFGFAAEYDVERKYRETRLYQVAPISTNLILSYLSEHVLGLPRSY
- a CDS encoding cytochrome c family protein, yielding MHRILAPLAAAGLIVTAGCSGGGDEGPPSSDGDSEETATVEEAEETPAADSTDTMDGTVFAEFTGDAAAGETVFSQCRACHVVDPGVNRTGPTLHNIVGAEAGQIDGFNYTDANANSGIVWTPEKLFQYLERPQRIIPGTRMAFAGLSDPQDRADLIAYLEANSE
- a CDS encoding TonB-dependent receptor → MFNRIAPTLLAATATMAIATSAQAQTSSEDQASGLDAGNAPIIVTARRQNETLADVPASITVFTEELLQTNNIRRAEDFIGLTPGVTIVTNTAEAGDSQINIRGINGTRDAESSVALVVDGILRTNTAALNQDQGTLRQVEILKGPQGALYGRNAAAGAIVITTVEPSDVLEGSVRGSYGSENTWELNGYIAGPLTDNIGFVLSGDYRSTDGFYENLFLNNSNVVDDQEVWNVNARLMADLGPDTELDFKVRYGELRGASINFNAAFHLPNFAGANPAFFEDVDDHEFRYYSNIRPTNSQDTLEASIKLEHDFGNVQLTAWALYSNIENALTADGTSADFARYISAAFALPNIISQTSTDASNACFASTAALTGFPVNQPGFIGATPVPFIFAPATGSTFGPYSPTTCDGTQYQIRDQEDISVEIRLSSTDGPIDWQLGAYYLHIDRQVGVSLGADLGQGIIRELYNAPGTANPTSQLFHDDFSTDVFAAFGSVEAEVTSRLTLGAAVRYDVEERSVNNLVPNVLDPITGGPINPGQAFGPIQPQDASFDQIQPRLSLNYGLTDDINVYATWGIGFKSGGFNNQGSAAIVDQNFNQFLGTNILIQDQFNRERSSAFELGIRGSSGPWTFDLAGYYTEIDDMQFFEFFVGPFGLLRVVSNIDEVEVMGLEFNTNVEIVPGWDVFGSFNWTDSEIQANSSRPNTIGNESPYTPDYTINVGSQIIAPITRDFDILVRGDYRIVGPTWFHTVQDQITPTLFSGLLPGSALALPAFVGDADNSATLRNSYSVFNFRAGFQNDRWRLMFFAENLFDERYPAEVIPAIEFGGSFISPGPRRVIGVEAGITF